The Achromobacter pestifer genome includes a region encoding these proteins:
- a CDS encoding carboxymuconolactone decarboxylase family protein: MADIKSETQALFDQGLNLRREVLGTEYVDGSLARANEFMMAFQHITTEWCWGYTWGRPGLEKKTRSMLNLAMLTALNRPAEIKLHVKGALNNGVTVEEIKEILLQATVYCGIPAGLDAFKVANQVLEEEGAFKESKA, encoded by the coding sequence ATGGCAGACATCAAATCCGAAACCCAGGCCCTGTTCGACCAAGGCTTGAACCTGCGCCGCGAAGTGCTGGGCACCGAGTACGTGGACGGCTCCCTGGCCCGCGCCAACGAATTCATGATGGCCTTCCAGCACATCACCACCGAGTGGTGCTGGGGCTATACCTGGGGCCGCCCCGGCCTGGAAAAGAAGACCCGCAGCATGCTCAACCTGGCCATGCTGACCGCGCTGAACCGTCCGGCCGAGATCAAGCTGCACGTCAAGGGCGCGCTGAACAACGGCGTGACGGTCGAGGAGATCAAGGAAATCCTGCTGCAGGCCACGGTCTACTGCGGTATCCCGGCAGGGCTGGACGCGTTCAAGGTCGCCAATCAGGTGCTGGAAGAAGAGGGCGCCTTCAAGGAGTCCAAGGCATGA
- a CDS encoding ABC transporter substrate-binding protein, whose translation MTKPQQAMRRGRREFVAGLGAAALAASLPGRALAASSEINVGVILPLSGANAQFGINSRQGLELAADEINAAGGIKAMGGAKLKLIVADATSQPTTAATVAQRLITQNRCVAIIGAYASSLTLAVSEVTERRGIPLLTMSFSDVLTERGFKHIFQVVSKGSVLGRAQYDYAASVVAGASDIKKIALLYEDTAYGTSQAVGVRNAAKAAGTQIVLDEAYPLGITDVTPLINKLRGSDAQIVFPISYLNDSLLIIRVMRQQRLTVPIVGGAAGYVIPDFAKALGQYSEAVLSIAPANYDQAPEYTERYRKRFGTFMPHEALEHAVCAGVLAQALEVAASDKPEAVSQALRAKKYDQGWAGVMSGGGVHFDANGLNTLAQPIMVQWQKGELVSVWPQALAKGRVIAAA comes from the coding sequence ATGACAAAACCCCAACAGGCCATGCGCCGCGGGCGCAGGGAATTCGTCGCTGGATTGGGCGCCGCCGCATTGGCCGCCAGCTTGCCCGGCCGCGCGCTGGCCGCGTCGTCGGAAATCAACGTGGGCGTGATCCTGCCGCTGTCAGGCGCCAACGCGCAGTTCGGCATCAACTCGCGGCAAGGGCTGGAACTGGCCGCCGACGAAATCAACGCGGCGGGCGGCATCAAGGCCATGGGCGGCGCCAAGCTCAAGCTCATCGTCGCGGACGCCACCTCGCAGCCCACCACCGCGGCCACCGTGGCGCAACGCCTGATCACGCAGAACCGCTGCGTCGCCATCATCGGCGCCTACGCCTCGTCGCTGACGCTGGCCGTGTCGGAAGTGACCGAGCGCCGCGGCATTCCCCTGCTCACCATGTCGTTCTCCGACGTGCTCACCGAGCGCGGCTTCAAGCACATCTTCCAGGTGGTCTCCAAGGGCTCGGTGCTGGGTCGCGCGCAATACGACTACGCGGCATCGGTCGTGGCAGGCGCCTCGGACATCAAGAAGATTGCGTTGCTCTACGAGGACACGGCCTACGGCACGTCACAGGCGGTCGGCGTACGCAATGCGGCCAAGGCCGCCGGCACGCAGATCGTGCTGGACGAGGCCTACCCGCTGGGCATCACCGACGTCACGCCGCTGATCAACAAGCTGCGCGGGTCCGATGCCCAGATCGTCTTCCCGATCTCCTACCTGAACGACAGCCTGCTGATCATCCGCGTCATGCGGCAGCAACGCCTGACGGTGCCCATCGTGGGCGGCGCGGCGGGCTACGTCATCCCCGACTTCGCCAAGGCGCTGGGCCAGTATTCCGAAGCGGTCCTTTCGATCGCTCCGGCCAACTACGACCAGGCGCCGGAATACACCGAACGCTACCGCAAACGCTTCGGCACCTTCATGCCGCACGAGGCGCTGGAGCATGCCGTCTGCGCGGGCGTGCTGGCGCAAGCGCTGGAAGTCGCCGCATCCGACAAGCCGGAAGCCGTCAGCCAGGCCCTGCGCGCGAAAAAGTACGACCAGGGCTGGGCCGGCGTGATGTCCGGCGGCGGCGTGCATTTCGACGCCAACGGCCTGAACACCTTGGCGCAGCCCATCATGGTCCAGTGGCAAAAGGGCGAACTGGTCTCGGTCTGGCCGCAGGCGCTGGCCAAGGGCCGCGTCATCGCGGCTGCCTGA
- a CDS encoding branched-chain amino acid ABC transporter permease, whose amino-acid sequence MQFLQALVDGILLGGVYAVISIGLTLVFGVVSIVNFAQAEFLMVGMFVAYFAWKLLGLDPLLGSLLSFAVAFVLGVLTQKYLIDRVLKAPAVAQIFLTVGLLIVMENLALILFGSEFRSVQTPYQMTALAVGPLLLSAPYLLAFAVASVAGLILWWVLKKTWWGMAVRATAQDPMAARLSGISTHRVHQLAFGLGVGMTALGGGIILPYLTASTTVGAQFSVLMFTAVVLGGLGSVIGAVVGGVAVGVIQSLSSLVLPMQLQNLALFAIFILVLAVRPEGLLKRAG is encoded by the coding sequence ATGCAATTCCTCCAGGCGCTGGTGGACGGCATTCTGCTGGGCGGGGTCTACGCGGTCATCTCCATCGGGCTCACGCTCGTCTTCGGAGTGGTCTCCATCGTCAACTTCGCCCAGGCCGAGTTCCTGATGGTGGGCATGTTCGTGGCGTACTTCGCCTGGAAGCTGCTCGGGCTGGATCCCCTGCTGGGATCGCTGCTGTCGTTCGCGGTGGCGTTCGTGCTGGGCGTGCTGACGCAGAAGTACCTGATCGATCGGGTGCTGAAAGCGCCAGCCGTGGCGCAGATCTTCCTGACGGTGGGTCTGCTCATCGTCATGGAGAACCTGGCGCTGATCCTGTTCGGTTCCGAGTTCCGCTCGGTACAGACGCCCTACCAGATGACGGCGCTGGCGGTGGGTCCGCTGCTGCTCAGCGCGCCCTACCTGCTGGCTTTCGCAGTGGCCTCGGTGGCGGGGCTGATCCTGTGGTGGGTGCTGAAGAAAACCTGGTGGGGCATGGCGGTGCGCGCCACCGCCCAGGATCCCATGGCCGCCAGGCTGTCCGGCATCTCGACCCACCGCGTGCACCAGTTGGCGTTCGGGCTGGGCGTGGGCATGACCGCGCTGGGCGGCGGCATCATCCTGCCCTACCTGACGGCCTCGACCACGGTGGGCGCGCAGTTCAGCGTGCTGATGTTCACGGCGGTGGTACTGGGCGGGCTGGGCAGCGTGATAGGCGCGGTGGTGGGCGGCGTGGCGGTCGGCGTGATCCAGTCGCTGTCTTCGCTGGTGTTGCCCATGCAGCTGCAGAACCTGGCGCTGTTCGCCATCTTCATCCTGGTGCTGGCCGTGCGCCCGGAAG